In Dasypus novemcinctus isolate mDasNov1 chromosome 23 unlocalized genomic scaffold, mDasNov1.1.hap2 SUPER_23_unloc_1, whole genome shotgun sequence, the following proteins share a genomic window:
- the SNX8 gene encoding sorting nexin-8 isoform X3: MDPLPPAAAEAEAGAEADPAAAAPPSTQAGEQRDTEPTRMQMPPGNPLLLSHTLQELLARDTVQVELIPEKKGLFLKHVEYEVSSQRFRSSVYRRYNDFVVFHETLLHKFPYRMVPALPPKRMLGADREFIEARRRALRRFINLVARHPPFSEDVVLKLFLSFSGPDVQNKLKESAQWVGDEFLNCKLATRAKDFLPADIQAQFAASRELIRNIYNSFYKLRDRAERIASRATDSAADLLVFGKELSALGSDTTPLPSWAALNSSTWGSLKQALKGLSVEFALLADKAAQQGKQEENDVVEKLNLFLDLLQSYKDLCERHEKGVLHKHQRALHKYSLMKKQMMSAAVQSREPEAVEQLESRIVEENAIQTMELRNYFSLYCLHQETQLVHVYLPLTSHILGAFVNSQIQGHKEMSQVWNDLKPKLSSLFAGPHSTLTPPRSPPEDSARPH, from the exons ccccGCCGAGCACCCAGGCCGGCGAGCAGAGGGACACGGAGCCCACTCGAATGCAGATGCCGCCGGGGAACCCGCTGCTGCTGTCCCACACGCTGCAGGAGCTGCTGGCCAGGGACACCGTGCAGGTGGAGCTCATCCCCGAGAAGAAGGGCCTCTTTCTGAAGCACGTCGAGTATGAGGTCTCCAGCCAG CGCTTCAGGTCCTCGGTGTACCGGCGCTACAACGACTTCGTGGTCTTCCACGAGACGCTGCTGCACAAGTTCCCGTACCGCATGGTGCCGGCACTCCCCCCCAAGAGGATGCTGGGAG CCGACAGGGAGTTCATCGAGGCGAGGCGGCGCGCGCTGAGGCGCTTCATCAACCTGGTGGCGCGGCACCCCCCCTTCTCGGAGGACGTGGTTCTGAAGCTCTTCCTCTCCTTCAGCGGCCCG GATGTGCAGAACAAGCTAAAGGAATCGGCTCAGTGGGTTGGCGACGAGTTCCTCAACTGTAAGCTGGCGACTCGAGCCAAG GACTTTCTCCCAGCCGACATCCAGGCCCAGTTTGCCGCCAGCCGGGAGCTGATCCGGAATATCTACAACAGCTTCTACAAGCTGCGCGACCGGGCGGAGCGCATCGCCTCCCGGGCCACCGACAGTGCCGCCGATCTCCTTGTGTTTGGGAAGGAACTGAG TGCTCTAGGGTCCGACACGACCCCGCTCCCCTCCTGGGCCGCGCTGAACAGCAGCACCTGGGGGTCCCTCAAGCAGGCTCTGAAGGGCCTCTCGGTCGAGTTTGCGCTGCTTGCTGACAAGGCCGCGCAGCAG GGCAAGCAGGAGGAGAACGACGTGGTGGAGAAGCTGAACCTTTTCCTGGACCTGCTGCAGTCTTACAAG GACCTGTGCGAGCGGCACGAGAAGGGCGTGTTGCACAAGCACCAGCGGGCGCTGCACAAGTACAGCCTGATGAAGAAGCAGATGATGAGTGCCGCGGTGCAGAGCCGCGAGCCCGAGGCCGTGGAGCAGCTGGAGTCGCGCATCGTGGAG GAGAACGCCATCCAGACCATGGAGCTCCGCAACTACTTCTCCCTCTACTGCCTGCACCAGGAGACGCAGCTGGTGCACGTCTACCTGCCCCTCACCTCCCACATCCTCGGTGCCTTCGTGAACTCGCAGATCCAGGGGCACAAGGAG ATGAGCCAGGTCTGGAACGACCTGAAGCCCAAGCTGAGCTCCCTCTTCGCTGGACCCCACAGCACCCTGACCCCGCCGCGGTCGCCGCCCGAGGACAGCGCCCGTCCTCACTAG
- the SNX8 gene encoding sorting nexin-8 isoform X2 yields MWGGGVTVGTSALMRLFSQLMPPPSTQAGEQRDTEPTRMQMPPGNPLLLSHTLQELLARDTVQVELIPEKKGLFLKHVEYEVSSQRFRSSVYRRYNDFVVFHETLLHKFPYRMVPALPPKRMLGADREFIEARRRALRRFINLVARHPPFSEDVVLKLFLSFSGPDVQNKLKESAQWVGDEFLNCKLATRAKDFLPADIQAQFAASRELIRNIYNSFYKLRDRAERIASRATDSAADLLVFGKELSALGSDTTPLPSWAALNSSTWGSLKQALKGLSVEFALLADKAAQQGKQEENDVVEKLNLFLDLLQSYKDLCERHEKGVLHKHQRALHKYSLMKKQMMSAAVQSREPEAVEQLESRIVEQENAIQTMELRNYFSLYCLHQETQLVHVYLPLTSHILGAFVNSQIQGHKEMSQVWNDLKPKLSSLFAGPHSTLTPPRSPPEDSARPH; encoded by the exons ATGTGGGGAGGGGGCGTCACCGTGGGGACATCCGCACTCATGAGGCTCTTTTCCCAGCTGATGC ccccGCCGAGCACCCAGGCCGGCGAGCAGAGGGACACGGAGCCCACTCGAATGCAGATGCCGCCGGGGAACCCGCTGCTGCTGTCCCACACGCTGCAGGAGCTGCTGGCCAGGGACACCGTGCAGGTGGAGCTCATCCCCGAGAAGAAGGGCCTCTTTCTGAAGCACGTCGAGTATGAGGTCTCCAGCCAG CGCTTCAGGTCCTCGGTGTACCGGCGCTACAACGACTTCGTGGTCTTCCACGAGACGCTGCTGCACAAGTTCCCGTACCGCATGGTGCCGGCACTCCCCCCCAAGAGGATGCTGGGAG CCGACAGGGAGTTCATCGAGGCGAGGCGGCGCGCGCTGAGGCGCTTCATCAACCTGGTGGCGCGGCACCCCCCCTTCTCGGAGGACGTGGTTCTGAAGCTCTTCCTCTCCTTCAGCGGCCCG GATGTGCAGAACAAGCTAAAGGAATCGGCTCAGTGGGTTGGCGACGAGTTCCTCAACTGTAAGCTGGCGACTCGAGCCAAG GACTTTCTCCCAGCCGACATCCAGGCCCAGTTTGCCGCCAGCCGGGAGCTGATCCGGAATATCTACAACAGCTTCTACAAGCTGCGCGACCGGGCGGAGCGCATCGCCTCCCGGGCCACCGACAGTGCCGCCGATCTCCTTGTGTTTGGGAAGGAACTGAG TGCTCTAGGGTCCGACACGACCCCGCTCCCCTCCTGGGCCGCGCTGAACAGCAGCACCTGGGGGTCCCTCAAGCAGGCTCTGAAGGGCCTCTCGGTCGAGTTTGCGCTGCTTGCTGACAAGGCCGCGCAGCAG GGCAAGCAGGAGGAGAACGACGTGGTGGAGAAGCTGAACCTTTTCCTGGACCTGCTGCAGTCTTACAAG GACCTGTGCGAGCGGCACGAGAAGGGCGTGTTGCACAAGCACCAGCGGGCGCTGCACAAGTACAGCCTGATGAAGAAGCAGATGATGAGTGCCGCGGTGCAGAGCCGCGAGCCCGAGGCCGTGGAGCAGCTGGAGTCGCGCATCGTGGAG CAGGAGAACGCCATCCAGACCATGGAGCTCCGCAACTACTTCTCCCTCTACTGCCTGCACCAGGAGACGCAGCTGGTGCACGTCTACCTGCCCCTCACCTCCCACATCCTCGGTGCCTTCGTGAACTCGCAGATCCAGGGGCACAAGGAG ATGAGCCAGGTCTGGAACGACCTGAAGCCCAAGCTGAGCTCCCTCTTCGCTGGACCCCACAGCACCCTGACCCCGCCGCGGTCGCCGCCCGAGGACAGCGCCCGTCCTCACTAG
- the NUDT1 gene encoding oxidized purine nucleoside triphosphate hydrolase isoform X2, with protein MGTSRLYTLVLVLQPQRVLLGMKKRGFGAGRWNGFGGKVQEGETIEAGAKRELQEESGLAADTLHKVGRIVFEFVGEPEQMDVHIFRADSVRGTPTESEEMRPQWFPVDQIPFGDMWPDDSYWLPLLLQKKKFHGYFKFQGQDTIVDYTLREVDAA; from the exons ATGGGCACCTCCAGGCTTTACACCTTGGTGCTGGTGCTGCAGCCTCAGCGAGTTCTCCTGGGCATGAAGAAACGAGGCTTCGGGGCCGGCCGATGGAACGGCTTCGGGGGCAAAGTGCAAGAAGGAGAGACCATCGAGGCTGGGGCCAAGAG GGAGCTGCAGGAGGAGAGCGGCCTGGCGGCGGACACGCTGCACAAGGTGGGCCGGATCGTGTTTGAGTTTGTGGGCGAGCCGGAGCAGATGGACGTGCACATCTTCCGTGCGGACAGTGTCCGGGGGACGCCCACGGAGAGCGAGG AAATGCGACCCCAGTGGTTCCCGGTGGACCAGATCCCTTTCGGTGACATGTGGCCCGACGACAGCTACTGGCTCCCCCTCCTGCTCCAGAAGAAGAAGTTCCACGGGTACTTCAAGTTCCAGGGCCAGGACACCATTGTGGACTACACGCTGCGCGAGGTGGACGCGGCCTGA
- the SNX8 gene encoding sorting nexin-8 isoform X1: MDPLPPAAAEAEAGAEADPAAAAPPSTQAGEQRDTEPTRMQMPPGNPLLLSHTLQELLARDTVQVELIPEKKGLFLKHVEYEVSSQRFRSSVYRRYNDFVVFHETLLHKFPYRMVPALPPKRMLGADREFIEARRRALRRFINLVARHPPFSEDVVLKLFLSFSGPDVQNKLKESAQWVGDEFLNCKLATRAKDFLPADIQAQFAASRELIRNIYNSFYKLRDRAERIASRATDSAADLLVFGKELSALGSDTTPLPSWAALNSSTWGSLKQALKGLSVEFALLADKAAQQGKQEENDVVEKLNLFLDLLQSYKDLCERHEKGVLHKHQRALHKYSLMKKQMMSAAVQSREPEAVEQLESRIVEQENAIQTMELRNYFSLYCLHQETQLVHVYLPLTSHILGAFVNSQIQGHKEMSQVWNDLKPKLSSLFAGPHSTLTPPRSPPEDSARPH; this comes from the exons ccccGCCGAGCACCCAGGCCGGCGAGCAGAGGGACACGGAGCCCACTCGAATGCAGATGCCGCCGGGGAACCCGCTGCTGCTGTCCCACACGCTGCAGGAGCTGCTGGCCAGGGACACCGTGCAGGTGGAGCTCATCCCCGAGAAGAAGGGCCTCTTTCTGAAGCACGTCGAGTATGAGGTCTCCAGCCAG CGCTTCAGGTCCTCGGTGTACCGGCGCTACAACGACTTCGTGGTCTTCCACGAGACGCTGCTGCACAAGTTCCCGTACCGCATGGTGCCGGCACTCCCCCCCAAGAGGATGCTGGGAG CCGACAGGGAGTTCATCGAGGCGAGGCGGCGCGCGCTGAGGCGCTTCATCAACCTGGTGGCGCGGCACCCCCCCTTCTCGGAGGACGTGGTTCTGAAGCTCTTCCTCTCCTTCAGCGGCCCG GATGTGCAGAACAAGCTAAAGGAATCGGCTCAGTGGGTTGGCGACGAGTTCCTCAACTGTAAGCTGGCGACTCGAGCCAAG GACTTTCTCCCAGCCGACATCCAGGCCCAGTTTGCCGCCAGCCGGGAGCTGATCCGGAATATCTACAACAGCTTCTACAAGCTGCGCGACCGGGCGGAGCGCATCGCCTCCCGGGCCACCGACAGTGCCGCCGATCTCCTTGTGTTTGGGAAGGAACTGAG TGCTCTAGGGTCCGACACGACCCCGCTCCCCTCCTGGGCCGCGCTGAACAGCAGCACCTGGGGGTCCCTCAAGCAGGCTCTGAAGGGCCTCTCGGTCGAGTTTGCGCTGCTTGCTGACAAGGCCGCGCAGCAG GGCAAGCAGGAGGAGAACGACGTGGTGGAGAAGCTGAACCTTTTCCTGGACCTGCTGCAGTCTTACAAG GACCTGTGCGAGCGGCACGAGAAGGGCGTGTTGCACAAGCACCAGCGGGCGCTGCACAAGTACAGCCTGATGAAGAAGCAGATGATGAGTGCCGCGGTGCAGAGCCGCGAGCCCGAGGCCGTGGAGCAGCTGGAGTCGCGCATCGTGGAG CAGGAGAACGCCATCCAGACCATGGAGCTCCGCAACTACTTCTCCCTCTACTGCCTGCACCAGGAGACGCAGCTGGTGCACGTCTACCTGCCCCTCACCTCCCACATCCTCGGTGCCTTCGTGAACTCGCAGATCCAGGGGCACAAGGAG ATGAGCCAGGTCTGGAACGACCTGAAGCCCAAGCTGAGCTCCCTCTTCGCTGGACCCCACAGCACCCTGACCCCGCCGCGGTCGCCGCCCGAGGACAGCGCCCGTCCTCACTAG
- the NUDT1 gene encoding oxidized purine nucleoside triphosphate hydrolase isoform X1 translates to MNSRRRAQGAMGTSRLYTLVLVLQPQRVLLGMKKRGFGAGRWNGFGGKVQEGETIEAGAKRELQEESGLAADTLHKVGRIVFEFVGEPEQMDVHIFRADSVRGTPTESEEMRPQWFPVDQIPFGDMWPDDSYWLPLLLQKKKFHGYFKFQGQDTIVDYTLREVDAA, encoded by the exons ATGAACTCCCGCCGCAG AGCGCAGGGCGCCATGGGCACCTCCAGGCTTTACACCTTGGTGCTGGTGCTGCAGCCTCAGCGAGTTCTCCTGGGCATGAAGAAACGAGGCTTCGGGGCCGGCCGATGGAACGGCTTCGGGGGCAAAGTGCAAGAAGGAGAGACCATCGAGGCTGGGGCCAAGAG GGAGCTGCAGGAGGAGAGCGGCCTGGCGGCGGACACGCTGCACAAGGTGGGCCGGATCGTGTTTGAGTTTGTGGGCGAGCCGGAGCAGATGGACGTGCACATCTTCCGTGCGGACAGTGTCCGGGGGACGCCCACGGAGAGCGAGG AAATGCGACCCCAGTGGTTCCCGGTGGACCAGATCCCTTTCGGTGACATGTGGCCCGACGACAGCTACTGGCTCCCCCTCCTGCTCCAGAAGAAGAAGTTCCACGGGTACTTCAAGTTCCAGGGCCAGGACACCATTGTGGACTACACGCTGCGCGAGGTGGACGCGGCCTGA